The proteins below come from a single Bactrocera dorsalis isolate Fly_Bdor chromosome 5, ASM2337382v1, whole genome shotgun sequence genomic window:
- the LOC105223965 gene encoding LIM homeobox transcription factor 1-beta produces MLEFYPMPTNLSRGAGFYSHHHQNHGGTRTFGNAPNAVGSATVLNNSGNCGQQQQQQQQQQFQQQQQQQQHQQQQQQQLQHNQVQQQQQQQLTASPTHATCAPLNRSNSSTPTTAATSTPATPTATVSATATAGASVASPHRGDPSAKAAFNIAASEKATAAAPEVNSSATLATAIPVCPAAATAAATSTAHILMIPTSISTSCSSSPSSSSSLMTVSASVMAPTPAALLPTATASTTASLSELSAGCNGRTEVGQVKCEKNYEICEGCGQKIHDRYLMNVGESNWHEHCLSCCYCGIQLFNTCYVRNSKLYCKLDYERLFSIKCTGCCHPILPHEMVMRPIPAFIYHLPCFICYICRLPLQKGEQFLLRDGQLFCCRHDLEKELYLATAQHCGFVGLDDDDLMRPRDGRRGPKRPRTILTSQQRKQFKASFDQSPKPCRKVREALAKDTGLSVRVVQVWFQNQRAKMKKIQRKAKNGGGNGGAVSSRSGDEKDLGKDDKDIKQECGIAGVDGAYLSLGDSGFGSQPLNPNLPFSPDDYPHNSNDSFCSSDLSLDGSNFDQLDDDTDSLSLNNLELQSTGSSGNQHSNPHDIIANLSTSLVNPIDKLYLMQNSYFNVEQ; encoded by the exons ATGCTTGAATTCTATCCAATGCCCACAAACTTGAGTCGTGGCGCTGGCTTTTATTCACACCATCATCAGAATCATGGCGGTACGCGTACATTTGGTAATGCGCCCAATGCGGTCGGCAGCGCAACTGTATTGAATAATAGTGGCAACTGtggacagcagcaacaacaacagcaacagcagcaatttcaacaacaacaacaacaacaacaacaccagcagcaacagcaacaacaactacaacataatcaagtgcaacaacaacaacaacaacaattaactgCCTCGCCGACGCATGCAACATGCGCTCCACTTAATCGCAGCAACAGCAGTACACCAACAACAGCGGCCACTTCGACACCCGCTACACCAACTGCAACCGTTTCCGCAACTGCAACAGCAGGCGCGTCCGTCGCGTCACCGCACCGCGGCGATCCGTCAGCAAAGGCGGCTTTTAACATAGCCGCAAGCGAAAAAGCCACTGCGGCAGCCCCCGAAGTCAATTCCAGTGCAACACTTGCAACCGCCATACCCGTGTGTCCCGCCGCCGCCACCGCTGCCGCCACTTCCACGGCACACATTTTAATGATACCCACTTCAATTTCAACATCGTGTTCGTCATCACCTTCGTCGTCGTCATCCTTAATGACGGTGTCCGCCTCCGTTATGGCTCCAACACCGGCCGCTTTATTGCCGACGGCGACGGCGTCGACGACAGCATCGCTGTCCGAACTGTCTGCGGGCTGTAATGGTCGAACAG AAGTTGGACAGGTGAAGTGCGAGAAGAATTACGAAATATGCGAAGGTTGCGGACAAAAGATACACGATCGTTATCTCATGAATGTCGGCGAATCGAACTGGCACGAACACTGTCtatcttgttgttattgtggaaTACAGTTGTTCAATACCTGCTACGTGCGCAATTCAAAGCTTTATTGTAAACTCGATTACGAACG atTATTCAGCATCAAATGCACCGGCTGTTGTCATCCGATTCTGCCACATGAGATGGTCATGCGACCGATACCCGCTTTCATTTACCACCTGCCTTGTTTCATCTGCTACATTTGCCGACTGCCACTGCAGAAAGGCGAGCAATTCCTGCTGCGTGACGGCCAGCTCTTCTGCTGTCGACACGATCTCGAGAAAGAGCTCTACTTGGCGACAGCACAGCATTGCGGTTTCGTCGGACTGGACGATGATGATTTGATGCGCCCGCGTGATGGACGACGCGGCCCAAAGCGGCCACGCACCATATTGACATCACAGCAGCGCAAACAATTCAAAGCGTCCTTCGATCAATCGCCCAAGCCGTGTCGCAAGGTGCGCGAGGCGCTCGCAAAGGACACCGGACTGTCGGTGCGCGTGGTGCAGGTGTGGTTTCAGAATCAACGCgccaaaatgaagaaaatacaaCGTAAGGCGAAAAATGGCGGTGGCAATGGCGGTGCGGTGAGCTCGCGCAGCGGCGATGAGAAGGATTTGGGTAAGGACGACAAGGATATAAAGCAAGAATGTGGCATAGCGGGTGTGGATGGCGCTTATTTGAGTTTAGGCGACAGCGGTTTCGGCAGTCAACCGCTGAATCCGAACCTACCCTTCTCGCCCGATG ATTACCCGCATAATTCGAATGATAGTTTTTGTAGCTCCGATTTGTCCTTGGATGGCAGCAATTTCGATCAACTGGACGATGACACCGATTCGTTGTCACTCAACAATCTGGAGCTGCAGTCCACCGGCTCCTCGGGTAATCAACACTCCAATCCACACGACATCATCGCCAATCTCAGCACGAGTCTCGTCAATCCGATTGACAAGCTGTACTTGATGCAGAATTCTTACTTTAATGTAGAGCAATAA
- the LOC105223926 gene encoding U6 snRNA-associated Sm-like protein LSm2 has product MLFYSFFKSLVGKDVVVELKNDLSICGTLHSVDQYLNIKLTDINVTDPDKYPHMLSVKNCFIRGSVVRYVQLPGDEVDTQLLQDAARKEAVVSTR; this is encoded by the exons atg CTTTTCTACTCATTCTTCAAATCCCTTGTGGGCAAAGACGTTGTGGTCGAGCTAAAAAATGACTTGAG CATATGCGGCACATTGCACTCTGTGGACCAATACTTGAATATCAAATTGACTGATATTAATGTGACAGATCCCGATAAATACCCGCATATGTTATCTGTGAAAAATTGCTTCATACGCGGCTCCGTCGTGCGGTACGTACAACTGCCAGGTGACGAGGTGGACACACAATTGTTGCAGGACGCGGCACGCAAAGAGGCTGTAGTGAGCACgagataa